The sequence below is a genomic window from Acyrthosiphon pisum isolate AL4f unplaced genomic scaffold, pea_aphid_22Mar2018_4r6ur Scaffold_21407;HRSCAF=23902, whole genome shotgun sequence.
gtacataattataaaataatagaagtgATTATTTAGGTACCCTAATATTTAGTTTCaattcatgaaaaaaatgtttttctaattACCTGCAGGTACTACATTAGAAATACTAATTGGGGTGTTAGACTTATTATGGTATAAAGCAACAGGATCCTGTTCTTTGATGTCATTTCTTCTTTCAATTGTAGAATGAATGGGTAGATCTAAATTTTAACATTGaagtaaaataatgataattaaaacaaaaatctatttatattgTTGACTAATaggacgtataataataacaatgataattttggtaggtatattaattaggtattgattctgttaatctattttatttactttttgtttttttgaaatcaaaaaCGTCAGACACGTCATGTGTAAAAGAAAGTTTTCTAGCTGTAGAacttttttctgaaaaaatgtttttatttattttaagacttaaaataattaaaataaaaataattaattatatttaacatttataccaGCATGGGATGTTGAAGTGCTTGGTTTTGGTGATGGTAGAATAGCAACATCCTGCTCCTCATCAACATGAGTTTTTATTGCTTTAGAatgagataaatattattagaagatattaaaattataatagtatacaacaattacatttaaatttttttggagatGGGGACCAACCATTTTGACGTTTTTTTGTGTGGTTTTTAATAGAACCGGCAGATACACATTTCATTGATATAAATGGTTTTTTGGAAACCATCATCAAAGATTCGTTTTCATTATCTGAATCTATTCACAAAGCATaataaggtataataaattattaataaaataatttagtttccaGCCATATTTAGTTACAAACGCAAATAGGTACTACAGCATTACCAGAAAACAGAGGCATTGATGCATTTGATCTCGCTGGTGagttttgttttttcaaattggatatattatcatcatcgtcaGTAAAATCAGATCTATACATAGCAATACTTGCTTTTGATTTTGCTTCACTTAATGATGCTGTTTAAAatcaaacatataaaaaaatcattggtagttaatattttataatacctaacttacttatatttttacaaagtactcgaattttaatatatttaaattcgacTTCATTTGGTGTatgtctatttttaatatattttggtatcaGTAATTTGTTGTTTGGCCATGCACAATAGTTATCTTTTACCCAGACACTAGGGACTGCTTCTACGCTATTGTctttgataaaatgtacaactgaataatttgacattttaatatatatatattatatatgtatatattataaagtataaacctttaaaaaataataaaaaatattgattagtttgttttataaaattattgtccaAGTTTAATACCTAGTTTTTATGGCAAATGAGtcataatagctataataaagAGTACCtactttcaataaaaataaatgtgctaaataataatttatcatattcaataggtaattattctataataaaatatgttatagaaTTGATAGTACTTTAACCTGattgtataaaacaaacaaaaataaaataaaataggtacctacttaatactataatattattaaacaacatattatttattttatttatattaatcatcATATAGGTGTACATAAGTCATaaagaaaatatgttaaatggttgattaattttttaataataaacaattataatatctaagtaAAGGACATATTATCCAAATGTGTACCaactcttataataatatgaaaccggtaataatagtaattgtacaatgaaaattaattacagTGGGGagttgttaaattattgtttgattgTGTGTAGTATAGGATATGCAATTTGTAATTTCtgagaattatttaaaatcatatatttttttaaatttgtgttatttaaatttatgcaaACTAGTTGATTTGATAAATTGTTAACAATGGCTATCTGTAACTTAATGCTATTAATTGGTTTAGTAAAAAAAGGctcaacattattaaaaaacttaacaatTAACACATTTTCGTGATCATTCCTACAAATGTTCTCAACTTTACAAATATGAAGTTGGTTTTCTTTAGTAAAACCAACATAGCAATTAGCAATGGACTgtgtatcaattttaaaatcatctattataatacatttaaactgAGACCCATTAAATTGATCAATAATTGGCCCTTCATTGTGTGGCTTTCTAAAGTCTATGTCTTTTTTGCAAGTAGAATCTTTAAATTcagaaaatgtcaaatattcgTTGTAACGCTTTATAACCTGCTCTAGAGGTTTTTCAAATTTccgaaccattttttttaaaaactgtaaaaagttttcaaaaggaAAACAAGAGCAATTGTCAAGAGCACCATATTGTGCATAATCATCTACAATATGCAACAACCCATGAACATTGTGCGATATGAAGTGTTTCCCGTATAATTTCCcaaatttatcaacaaaatatatcaacaatttttcacaaaaatgtaTCAGCTCACTTTCAACGTTAGATGTTAATAGAATTCTAAAGCATAtatgtaaacatataaaatGGGAATAACAGTCTTCGTTTAGCATACCTTGCAACACTATAGGCCCAGAGTACAAAAGAAATAATCTATACTCTGTGGCCTTCCATCTAGGTACTTCATTTAGACCCCTAGGAAGTCTTGAAAAATCTGAAGTAATAAATGGTTTAAGCAGTAAAAGATTATTGGaaatagttagtacttttatAGTCTCTAAACGAACTGACAAAGGTGCTTTTTTTATACTGCCCAACCACAATAAAATCAGTTTTTTCATAACTCCCTAGCACACAAGATGCATGTAATctaatggaaaattaaaaattatatctaaatgAGGTATTTCAGTAATTAATGAAACTGAATCAGTTAGGTGATACTCATTGTTTGAGCGATTCAAAAAATTGGAATATGTTCTTTTGTAAAAACTATTTCCAGACGGAAAGCATACCCTGTTTTCCAAATATACACCCTCGATTGTACACCTCGAACAAGAAAAAAATCCGGTGTGACCCTTAGTCTTCAATATGAAGCTCCTAGCCGGTGCATCACAGCAAAAGCCACTAACAACCACACGTTTCTTACCAAAATCAGTTATTAATCCATTTTTTGATAATTCTTTAAGTTCATTTAccatatcttttaaaaatatattactatcttTGGGTTTATCTTTTCCCCAATAAAcaccaataaaaaatgtacaggaATAACTAGATTGATATTGAACATGTCCAACAATTGGCCAAAATGTACTGCTTGAGCTTTTTGTTAGGGGGAGACCatcaatacctattaaaatttttatttcttcacaatcattataacttataacttttcatAAGGAATTTAAGCCATTGGAAATGCCTAAGTGATGGTATATTCCAGGGGGAACAGATTGAATAGAATTAGCATTGTTGCAAgacaaattagtttttaaaatagttctaGCATCCGAAGGAAAACTAACAAAACACTTATgagattttagaatttttaataatgcagACAAAGCgctattagtaatattattactaactgcCCATTGACTTAGCAAATTCagaattttttgtttatcatcagCAAAGAAATTAAATTGCTTTGAAACATCTTCTTCGTCACTATCACTATCAGAAACAAAGGGTAATTCACTTTCATCAATTAATGATGAATTACTATCAAAAAATGAGACAATAGGTAGTGGAAAACTATTTATTGCTTCACTTGTATTACTGGTAAGACAGTTGGTTGGGTTGGGATTTTCCTGCATATATTCAAAGCTATCACCTGTTTGAACCATAGATGTGCTAGGTGGTTGATCTAAACTGTATAAATTATCAACAAATTCTACTTCCTCTAAAAACCTACGGCGCTTGGTAGATTTGCTTACAGGACGATTAGacataattgttaaaaagtaggtaattgATCCTTTAAGCtacaaaaaattatcatataactTACCCCAAAAGAGATTAACTAACTAGAAATTATGACGTCTTTGAATTagttttaactaatataatgAACGTAACAAAAATGAATGTATCTAGAACACAAAAAAGTAAGATTAAATTAGCAATAATGTCAATTTTAAGTTggaatatttcttaaaatatacctaaattaatgtaataggCATGGATACATTGGTACAAAgtgttatacaaaatatattaataaaagtatttaagtaaaattttaaataggtactatataattggTCTATTATTCTATGATACTAGGTAGTTATACTTATTTTGGTCATAAACTAAACTACCAATATTAATGATTTGGTAGGTATCTACATAatctacaattttattgatataatatgatgtcaCGGACCGTTGACGTGGTACAgccacagattataatattattgaagtacAGCTTTTAACTAAGCAATAATTATCtatctacctatatagctattatataggtaatttagtttaaaatttcaatctgCGTTGAATGTAAAAATGTCTAATGCCGGGTTGCACAACATTTTTAGTGAatcattaaatgtaataaattgtttatgcaacccagcataagaacgcatataatattatattataatattaataacattattaatgtcTACTAATCGTTATAGTTAAACTATCGAAGTAAATAATCAACagttataacaatgtattatgtaaataggtaggtacttacttttcaAAAAACTGATTTTACTATGACGGACGAGGTGACTGTATAGTGACCAAGATGAGGAAAAAACTTATAATCACAAATCACAGAGCAATATAAATAGTTGATACGTAAATCACTATATATAACAAGACAGCATCCAAAACAAATGCACAATAAGTCAATAACTGTAATAAATTTAACCagtttacaaaacaaatttgtttatgAGCTACTCAAAAAGCGAACTATCAACAACAGAGATCGGAGAGTGAAGAGTAAAGAACGGACGAGCCGGAGTCACACGCGAAAACACGGTCGTCACTCGTCAGTCGGAacgcgttaataataataataatataatatcgtacgaCGTAATCATCGGATTTCCCACAACAACATTTCCGCTGATATCATAAAAATAGACTTGTGAGCACTCGaccgacgaaaactggtcgctGTTCGAATATAACGTTGATGTCGAACGTCGTGAAACACCACGgtattttgtatactatatacctaagtaaatataatatataatatcgagaTAGAGAATTACAGAATTAAATAAAAGGCAATTACAGTATTTACACgaagaaatattatatctatatatgctttatttattttatcttttactCAGCCCCTCTCTGACATAATGAAAGAAATGGGCATTATTCGTCATATCTTATACTTcgttatcatttatataatattattcgtatatgacattttgctataaattatttttattttcgtttatattataaaataattaatttatatatagtataatatattatatagtacgatTGGTaggaattattatattgagttcAAGTGCACTTTACTACTATACACAGACCAGCGGATACATACAAACGgcaaaaaccatattatgttgaataaattaataactataaaggtATCGATTCTGACCTGTAAGGGGTCTATgtcaatgaaaattaaaattggggGTGCATCATGTGTAAATTGGGGTCCACGAAAGTTATAAGTCGAAAATGCGTGtcgtaatttttacgaaaaaattaatatataatatatatttaataatatgtgtgtgacGATGCGAATTATTATAACGAACATTGTCGATAACGACTAACGGAGTCGAAGGTGAATACCAGTATGTCaagataaaatcaaaatattacacattaGGTACAGTTGATTACGTTTATTTTTAGGTCTCTGCACTAATAAGTATAAACATGATATCGGTGAACGCCGatggttgtatataatataacatattataatataccccgGGTAACATTATGTAGGTTTAGGGTCGGTGTTCTTGACCGTATAGTCCTTTTAACGTTATGTGGTTAAAATTAGGACGATACCGTTCAAATCGTGTTCTTCGGttattgatttaactatatggTGCCAAATCGgtgtgtaaattaaattatactaccAACCTTTACCATTGTTATCCAAGTTCAATAAACGTGTACTGGTTAAACATTTAACCAagtttaaagcatttaaaatttgaactgtTGCCAATCAGTTGAACCAACTGATTTTCCCAGGATTTGTTTAGGTAGGTTTAAGGTCGGTCTTATTGACCGTATAGTACTTTTAACGTTatatggttaaaataaaaaccataccGTTCAAATTTAGTTCATAGGTTACAATTATTCAAGTATTCAACTATACGGTGCATAATCGGtgcgtaaattaaattatactacctACCAACAGCTTTACCATTGTTATCTAAGTTCAATAAACGTGTACTGGTTAAACATTTAACCAACTACcaagtttaaaacatttaaaatttgaaccgTTGTCGATTAGTTGAACCAACGTTATTCACGCCCATCCCAGTGTGCAAAATCCAAACCCAAGGACATCGCATAGATGTAATTTTGTGATCTGCGATGTTCATAGCTAGTGCTTAGCGATGATCTAGAGATAGTAATAAGTCTGCTAATGCCAAGTCGAGCGATATTGAATTTAACAATCGCTGTGAAGTTATTCTTACCACATCTATTTACcataattatgttaattctATGTGATATCAATATCTAACTACCCTGGGTAATCTGTTGGTAATTATAGCGACCGTTAACCTCTATGCGATGTTCAAAAAGTACCTCATAAACTTCTATTAGAAGtcacactaaattatttaattgtgaatataggatatattttaagtacataatgtattcaaattagataatgtagtaataaaaaaaaagttttctttattttgaaaataataataataatgttaggtacatatcatttacatatcaatataatcattacaatagaaaaaatgtataataatataacatattattatatcattacaatagaaaaaaattataataataggtaatagcaggtttagttttatagaaacaaaaaaaaaaaaatgaataaaataaaaatattttaaaaccatataaactaggtatattgatattataaagttatacttattgaataataaaaataatattatgtcttgcaATTACTGTTACTGTTACaattactgttaaaaaaaaagttttctttattttgaaaataataataataataataataataataataatgNNNNNNNNNNNNNNNNNNNNNNNNNNNNNNNNNNNNNNNNNNNNNNNNNNNNNNNNNNNNNNNNNNNNNNNNNNNNNNNNNNNNNNNNNNNNNNNNNNNNNNNNNNNNNNNNNNNNNNNNNNNNNNNNNNNNNNNNNNNNNNNNNNNNNNNNNNNNNNNNNNNNNNNNNNNNNNNNNNNNNNNNNNNNNNNNNNNNNNNNNNNNNNNNNNNNNNNNNNNNNNNNNNNNNNNNNNNNNNNNNNNNNNNNNNNNNNNNNNNNNNNNNNNNNNNNNNNNNNNNNNNNNNNNNNNNNNNNNNNNNNNNNNNNNNNNNNNNNNNNNNNNNNNNNNNNNNNNNNNNNNNNNNNNNNNNNNNNNNNNNNNNNNNNNNNNNNNNNNNNNNNNNNNNNNNNNNNNNNNNNNNNNNNNNNNNNNNNNNNNNNNNNNNNNNNNNNNNNNNNNNNNNNNNNNNNNNNNNNNNNNNNNNNNNNNNNNNNNNNNNNNNNNNNNNNNNNNNNNNNNNNNNNNNNNNNNNNNNNNNNNNNNNNNNNNNNNNNNNNNNNNNNNNNNNNNNNNNNNNNNNNNNNNNNNNNNNNNNNNNNNNNNNNNNNNNNNNNNNNNNNNNNNNNNNNNNNNNNNNNNNNNNNNNNNNNNNNNNNNNNNNNNNNNNNNNNNNNNNNNNNNNNNNNNNNNNNNNNNNNNNNNNNNNNNNNNNNNNNNNNNNNNNNNNNNNNNNNNNNNNNNNNNNNNNNNNNNNNNNNNNNNNNNNNNNNNNNNNNNNNNNNNNNNNNNNNNNNNNNNNNNNNNNNNNNNNNNNNNNNNNNNNNNNNNNNNNNNNNNNNNNNNNNNNNNNNNNNNNNNNNNNNNNNNNNNNNNNNNNNNNNNNNNNNNNNNNNNNNNNNNNNNNNNNNNNNNNNNNNNNNNNNNNNNNNNNNNNNNNNNNNNNNNNNNNNNNNNNNNNNNNNNNNNNNNNNNNNNNNNNNNNNNNNNNNNNNNNNNNNNNNNNNNNNNNNNNNNNNNNNNNNNNNNNNNNNNNNNNNNNNNNNNNNNNNNNNNNNNNNNNNNNNNNNNNNNNNNNNNNNNNNNNNNNNNNNNNNNNNNNNNNNNNNNNNNNNNNNNNNNNNNNNNNNNNNNNNNNNNNNNNNNNNNNNNNNNNNNNNNNNNNNNNNNNNNNNNNNNNNNNNNNNNNNNNNNNNNNNNNNNNNNNNNNNNNNNNNNNNNNNNNNNNNNNNNNNNNNNNNNNNNNNNNNNNNNNNNNNNNNNNNNNNNNNNNNNNNNNNNNNNNNNNNNNNNNNNNNNNNNNNNNNNNNNNNNNNNNNNNNNNNNNNNNNNNNNNNNNNNNNNNNNNNNNNNNNNNNNNNNNNNNNNNNNNNNNNNNNNNNNNNNNNNNNNNNNNNNNNNNNNNNNNNNNNNNNNNNNNNNNNNNNNNNNNNNNNNNNNNNNNNNNNNNNNNNNNNNNNNNNNNNNNNNNNNNNNNNNNNNNNNNNNNNNNNNNNNNNNNNNNNNNNNN
It includes:
- the LOC107885091 gene encoding uncharacterized protein LOC107885091; protein product: MVNELKELSKNGLITDFGKKRVVVSGFCCDAPARSFILKTKGHTGFFSCSRCTIEGVYLENRGVMKKLILLWLGSIKKAPLSVRLETIKVLTISNNLLLLKPFITSDFSRLPRGLNEVPRWKATEYRLFLLYSGPIVLQGMLNEDCYSHFICLHICFRILLTSNVESELIHFCEKLLIYFVDKFGKLYGKHFISHNVHGLLHIVDDYAQYGALDNCSCFPFENFLQFLKKMVRKFEKPLEQVIKRYNEYLTFSEFKDSTCKKDIDFRKPHNEGPIIDQFNGSQFKCIIIDDFKIDTQSIANCYVGFTKENQLHISSLSEAKSKASIAMYRSDFTDDDDNISNLKKQNSPARSNASMPLFSDSDNENESLMMVSKKPFISMKCVSAGSIKNHTKKRQNGWSPSPKKFKSIKTHVDEEQDVAILPSPKPSTSTSHAEKSSTARKLSFTHDVSDVFDFKKTKNLPIHSTIERRNDIKEQDPVALYHNKSNTPISISNVVPADQSLETKDTAASVSSKASTVSHDTIFQNNMMRNMAFLKVEMRQIQSNQSVMFEHFESILTHLQGNNTYTDKKSLSQNDFHDCPLPLDNNIDLNTIEDKIAGDHQFKSRLINELSYIGGKNCKAMVKRLMSKLFTDDLLSDYSYTGKKGKKPFSTLFICSVIFDAIKKQVKFSNIPKNEIEETIKQVLAQAPFNIKRKMDKKTCANSTT
- the LOC115034877 gene encoding uncharacterized protein LOC115034877 — protein: MSNRPVSKSTKRRRFLEEVEFVDNLYSLDQPPSTSMVQTGDSFEYMQENPNPTNCLTSNTSEAINSFPLPIVSFFDSNSSLIDESELPFVSDSDSDEEDVSKQFNFFADDKQKILNLLSQWAVSNNITNSALSALLKILKSHKCFVSFPSDARTILKTNLSCNNANSIQSVPPGIYHHLGISNGLNSL